From the genome of Pseudomonas sp. gcc21, one region includes:
- the gloA gene encoding lactoylglutathione lyase has product MSRHFESAEGLCENRDAATEGFVLNQTMLRIKDPAASLDFYTRIMGMTLVKRLDFEEMRFSLYFLAAIDEQDLGYWSQESDVRLVQTFGRPAMLELTHNWGTETDPDFAYHNGNDKPQGFGHIGFAVPDLDAACERFESLGVEFVKRPNDGKMKRIAFIKDPDGYWIELFTPGQLPEVLG; this is encoded by the coding sequence ATGTCACGCCATTTCGAAAGCGCTGAAGGTCTGTGTGAGAACCGCGACGCTGCAACCGAGGGCTTCGTACTCAATCAGACCATGCTGCGTATCAAGGATCCGGCTGCTTCGCTGGATTTCTACACCCGTATCATGGGTATGACGCTGGTCAAACGGCTGGATTTCGAAGAGATGCGCTTCAGCCTGTATTTCCTTGCCGCAATCGATGAACAGGATCTCGGCTACTGGTCGCAGGAATCTGATGTGCGACTGGTGCAGACCTTCGGACGCCCGGCCATGCTTGAGTTGACGCACAACTGGGGCACCGAGACTGACCCGGATTTCGCCTATCACAACGGCAATGACAAGCCCCAGGGCTTCGGTCATATCGGATTCGCCGTGCCCGATCTCGACGCCGCGTGCGAGCGTTTCGAGTCCCTCGGAGTGGAATTCGTTAAGCGCCCGAACGACGGCAAGATGAAGCGCATCGCTTTCATCAAGGACCCGGATGGCTATTGGATCGAGTTGTTTACGCCCGGGCAATTGCCTGAGGTGTTGGGCTGA
- a CDS encoding thiazole synthase encodes MTDLTQDALEIAGVRYRSRLLVGTGKYKDMDETRDAIEASGAEIVTVAIRRTNIGQNPGEPNLLDVLPPDRFTILPNTAGCFTAEDAVRTCRLARELLDGHKLVKLEVLADQKTLFPNVIETIKAAETLVKEGFDVMVYTSDDPIIARQLAEIGCVAVMPLAGLIGSGLGICNPYNLRIILEEATVPVLVDAGVGTASDAAIAMELGCAGVLMNTAIAHAQQPVLMAEAMKHAVLAGRGAYLAGRMERKLYASASSPLAGTFF; translated from the coding sequence ATGACTGACCTGACTCAGGACGCGCTGGAAATTGCCGGCGTGCGTTACCGTTCCCGCTTGCTGGTAGGCACCGGGAAGTACAAGGACATGGACGAAACCCGCGATGCCATCGAAGCCTCCGGCGCCGAGATCGTCACCGTGGCCATACGCCGGACCAACATCGGCCAGAACCCGGGCGAACCCAATTTGCTGGATGTTCTGCCACCGGATCGTTTCACCATACTGCCTAACACTGCCGGCTGCTTCACCGCTGAAGACGCAGTGCGCACCTGCCGTCTGGCGCGTGAGCTGCTGGACGGTCACAAGCTGGTCAAGCTTGAAGTGCTGGCGGACCAGAAGACTCTCTTCCCCAATGTTATCGAGACCATCAAGGCGGCCGAAACGCTGGTCAAGGAAGGCTTTGATGTCATGGTCTATACCAGCGATGACCCGATCATCGCCCGTCAGCTGGCTGAAATCGGCTGCGTCGCGGTTATGCCGCTGGCCGGTCTGATCGGCTCGGGTCTGGGTATCTGCAACCCCTACAACCTGCGCATCATCCTCGAAGAAGCTACCGTGCCGGTGCTGGTGGATGCGGGCGTGGGCACCGCCTCGGATGCGGCGATTGCCATGGAGCTGGGCTGCGCGGGCGTGTTGATGAATACGGCTATCGCCCATGCGCAGCAACCGGTGTTGATGGCTGAGGCCATGAAACATGCGGTCCTGGCCGGACGCGGTGCCTATCTGGCTGGACGCATGGAGCGCAAACTGTATGCGTCGGCTTCTTCGCCGCTGGCCGGCACTTTTTTCTGA
- a CDS encoding beta-ketoacyl synthase, with the protein MSRLPVIVGFGGYNAAGRSSFHHGFRRTIIESLSPDERQQTLAGLAVLMKLVRVEDDEYLDDEEQPLSLADIEERFGQQILDSTLVRRVEKRHLDVDAAHWHKNLTVTGEAGKPFSFITLAKQLPEPLPSDWVVEPLNAAEVMVTMYDGCDIKVDSYRPLAVKSAGQLPSGFEPGEQYASRFHPRGLQMTIVAATDALRSSGIAWNDITQRIQPDEVAVFASSIMSQLDEFSFGGMMQSRLKGNRVSAKQLALGLNSMPADFINAYILGSVGTTGAITGACASFLYNLQKATEMITSGRARVALVGSSEAPITQECIEGYGAMGALGTEEGLRNIEGKPDVDFRRASRPFGQNCGFTLAESSQFFLLMDDELAMELGADIHGSVPDVFVSADGYKKSISAPGPGNYLTMAKCVHSAMQILGEDRVRRRSFVHAHGSSTPANRVTESELLDRVADAFGIADWPVAAVKAFVGHSLASASGDQLASALGTFKYQIIPGIKTIDEVADDVHQQHLRISTRDVNRAQDPLEVCFINSKGFGGNNASAVVLAPQVVERMLRKRHGEERFAEYADRREAVRASALAYEQRALKGQLEVIYNFGQDMIDDRQIEMSTEQMIVPGFDQPLIFRKDDRFSDMLD; encoded by the coding sequence ATGTCGCGTTTACCAGTCATTGTCGGGTTCGGCGGATACAACGCCGCTGGCCGTAGCTCATTCCACCATGGCTTTCGCCGCACCATCATTGAATCTCTGAGCCCGGACGAACGGCAGCAGACGCTGGCCGGACTGGCCGTGCTCATGAAACTGGTGCGCGTAGAGGACGATGAATATCTCGACGATGAAGAGCAGCCGCTCAGCCTGGCGGATATCGAGGAGCGCTTTGGTCAACAGATACTCGACAGCACCCTCGTACGCCGGGTAGAAAAACGTCACCTGGATGTAGACGCCGCGCACTGGCACAAGAACCTGACAGTCACCGGCGAAGCCGGCAAACCCTTCTCGTTCATTACCCTGGCAAAACAGTTGCCCGAACCGCTGCCATCGGACTGGGTGGTCGAGCCCCTGAATGCGGCCGAAGTGATGGTCACCATGTATGACGGTTGCGACATCAAGGTCGACAGTTACCGCCCGCTGGCGGTCAAGTCCGCTGGCCAGCTACCCAGCGGCTTCGAGCCCGGCGAGCAATATGCATCGCGCTTCCACCCGCGCGGCCTGCAGATGACTATCGTCGCCGCCACCGATGCGCTGCGTTCCAGCGGTATAGCCTGGAATGACATTACCCAGCGTATCCAGCCCGATGAAGTCGCCGTGTTCGCCAGCAGCATCATGAGCCAGCTGGATGAATTCAGCTTCGGCGGCATGATGCAGTCCCGGCTCAAGGGAAACAGGGTCAGCGCCAAGCAACTCGCGCTGGGCCTGAACAGCATGCCGGCGGACTTTATCAACGCCTACATCCTTGGCAGCGTCGGGACTACCGGCGCGATAACCGGTGCCTGCGCCAGCTTCCTGTACAACCTGCAGAAAGCCACCGAGATGATCACCAGCGGTCGCGCCCGGGTCGCCCTGGTCGGCAGCAGCGAAGCGCCGATCACTCAGGAATGTATTGAAGGTTACGGCGCGATGGGCGCGCTGGGTACCGAGGAAGGGCTGCGTAACATCGAGGGCAAACCCGATGTCGATTTCCGACGCGCGAGCCGGCCCTTCGGTCAGAACTGCGGTTTCACCCTTGCAGAATCCAGCCAGTTCTTCCTGTTGATGGATGATGAACTGGCGATGGAGCTGGGCGCCGATATCCACGGTTCAGTTCCTGATGTGTTTGTCAGCGCCGACGGCTACAAGAAATCGATTTCAGCGCCGGGGCCAGGCAACTACCTGACCATGGCCAAGTGTGTGCACAGCGCCATGCAGATCCTCGGCGAAGACAGGGTGCGTCGGCGCAGCTTCGTGCATGCGCACGGATCCAGCACGCCGGCCAACCGGGTAACCGAGTCAGAACTGCTGGACCGTGTTGCCGATGCCTTTGGCATTGCCGACTGGCCGGTGGCGGCGGTCAAGGCGTTCGTCGGGCACTCACTGGCCAGCGCCAGCGGTGATCAGCTGGCTTCGGCGCTGGGCACGTTCAAATACCAAATCATTCCCGGCATCAAGACCATCGATGAAGTGGCGGACGACGTCCACCAACAGCATCTGCGCATCAGCACCCGTGACGTAAACCGCGCGCAGGATCCGCTCGAGGTGTGCTTTATCAACTCCAAGGGCTTCGGCGGCAATAACGCCAGCGCGGTGGTGTTGGCTCCCCAGGTAGTCGAGAGGATGCTTCGCAAGCGTCACGGCGAAGAGCGTTTCGCCGAATATGCTGACCGGCGCGAAGCAGTCCGGGCTTCGGCACTGGCTTACGAGCAGCGTGCCCTGAAAGGCCAACTGGAGGTTATCTACAACTTTGGGCAGGACATGATCGACGACCGGCAGATAGAGATGTCGACAGAACAGATGATAGTGCCGGGTTTTGACCAGCCCCTTATATTCCGCAAGGATGACCGCTTCAGCGACATGCTCGATTAA
- the hemN gene encoding oxygen-independent coproporphyrinogen III oxidase, with protein MDQRLSFNRDLIEKYDRPGPRYTSYPTAPQFHKAFAMDDYRAAAKASNEVASPKPLSVYIHIPFCKSLCYYCACNKIITHKTERAVEYLEYLKREIAEQASLFDSSRRLTQLHLGGGTPTYFTSEQLADLMQTLRNAFNMDDSDAHEFSLEVDPRTVAPVQIHTLRELGFNRLSFGVQDFDEKVQAAVNRIQSEQQTRDLVMAAREAGFKSVSVDLIYGLPLQTVASFDATLDKIIDLRPDRIAAYSYAHLPEQVKAQGLIRMEDMPPPERKLELLELTIRRLTDAGYVYIGMDHFALPEDELSRAQANGTLQRNFQGYSTHADCDLIGIGVSSIGKVGDSYSQNVKELSRYYARMDEGMLPVQRGYKLSEDDRLRRDVITDLMCHGRVDFAKFEQRYQINFAEYFSDALALLREHERDGLVELHDDVLVLLPQGHLLMRSVAMTFDAYLGDEQKGKFSRTV; from the coding sequence ATGGACCAACGGCTGAGTTTCAATCGTGATCTGATCGAGAAGTACGACCGGCCCGGACCGCGTTACACGTCCTATCCCACTGCGCCGCAGTTTCACAAAGCCTTTGCCATGGATGACTATCGGGCGGCGGCCAAGGCCAGTAACGAAGTGGCTTCGCCCAAGCCGCTGTCGGTGTACATACACATCCCGTTTTGCAAAAGCCTCTGCTATTACTGCGCCTGCAACAAGATCATCACCCACAAGACCGAGCGCGCCGTCGAGTATCTGGAATACCTCAAGCGTGAAATTGCCGAACAGGCGAGCCTGTTCGATTCCTCACGTCGCCTGACCCAGTTGCATCTGGGCGGCGGTACGCCAACCTATTTCACCAGCGAGCAGCTGGCTGACCTGATGCAGACGCTGCGCAACGCCTTCAATATGGATGACAGCGATGCGCATGAATTTTCCCTCGAGGTCGATCCGCGGACTGTCGCGCCGGTGCAGATCCATACGCTGCGCGAACTGGGCTTCAACCGACTGAGCTTCGGTGTGCAGGATTTTGACGAGAAGGTGCAGGCGGCGGTCAATCGGATCCAGAGCGAGCAGCAGACCCGTGATCTGGTCATGGCTGCGCGCGAGGCAGGCTTCAAATCAGTGAGTGTTGATCTGATCTACGGTCTCCCGCTGCAGACGGTTGCCAGCTTCGATGCCACGCTGGACAAGATCATCGATCTGCGTCCCGACCGCATCGCCGCCTACAGCTATGCGCATTTGCCCGAGCAGGTGAAGGCACAGGGCCTGATTCGCATGGAAGACATGCCGCCGCCCGAGCGCAAACTCGAGCTGCTCGAGCTGACCATTCGCCGCCTTACCGATGCCGGCTACGTCTATATCGGCATGGATCATTTCGCCCTGCCAGAGGATGAGCTGAGCCGCGCGCAGGCAAATGGCACGCTGCAGCGCAACTTTCAGGGCTACTCGACCCATGCCGACTGCGACCTGATCGGCATCGGTGTGTCGTCGATCGGCAAGGTGGGGGATAGTTATAGCCAGAACGTGAAAGAGCTGTCGCGTTATTACGCACGCATGGATGAGGGTATGCTGCCGGTGCAGCGCGGTTACAAGCTCAGCGAAGACGACCGTCTGCGCCGCGATGTGATTACCGACCTGATGTGTCACGGTCGGGTGGATTTTGCAAAGTTTGAGCAGCGCTATCAGATCAATTTTGCAGAGTACTTTTCCGACGCGCTGGCCCTGCTGCGCGAGCATGAACGCGACGGTCTGGTGGAGCTGCATGATGATGTGCTGGTTCTGCTGCCGCAGGGTCATCTGCTGATGCGCAGCGTCGCCATGACCTTTGATGCCTACCTTGGCGACGAGCAGAAGGGCAAATTCTCCCGCACTGTGTGA
- the trmB gene encoding tRNA (guanosine(46)-N7)-methyltransferase TrmB has protein sequence MRAGRMTDAQKRGIEVGWPKFGLELESGLLDLDALFGRQAPRTLEIGFGMGQSLLEMAAAAPEQDFIGVEVHRPGVGSLLNGVLNAGLSNLRVFDCDAIEVLDKTIPDASLDRVLLFFPDPWHKKKHNKRRIVQLAFAEKLRLKLKPGGVFHMATDWEAYAEHMLEVMSAAPGYRNLAEDGAYVPRPGERPITKFERRGERLGHGVWDLKFERVE, from the coding sequence ATGCGTGCGGGACGTATGACCGACGCCCAGAAACGCGGCATAGAAGTCGGCTGGCCCAAGTTCGGGCTTGAGCTGGAAAGTGGCCTGCTCGACCTGGATGCGCTGTTTGGTCGTCAGGCGCCGCGTACGCTGGAAATCGGCTTCGGTATGGGGCAGTCCTTGCTGGAAATGGCTGCCGCCGCACCGGAACAGGATTTCATCGGCGTGGAAGTGCATCGTCCCGGCGTCGGCTCACTGCTCAATGGCGTGCTCAATGCAGGGCTGAGCAACCTTCGCGTATTTGATTGCGATGCTATTGAAGTGCTCGACAAGACCATTCCTGACGCCAGCCTGGACCGTGTGCTGCTGTTTTTCCCGGACCCCTGGCACAAGAAGAAGCACAACAAGCGCCGTATCGTGCAGCTGGCGTTCGCCGAAAAGCTCCGGCTCAAGCTCAAGCCGGGCGGCGTATTCCACATGGCTACCGATTGGGAAGCCTACGCCGAGCATATGCTCGAGGTGATGAGCGCCGCCCCGGGATACCGCAATCTGGCCGAAGACGGCGCCTATGTACCGCGTCCCGGGGAGCGCCCGATAACCAAGTTCGAGCGTCGCGGCGAGCGCCTCGGTCATGGCGTTTGGGACCTCAAGTTCGAGCGGGTGGAATAG
- a CDS encoding thioesterase family protein — protein sequence MSETTTASRSDYPYLHPITTRWHDNDVYGHINNVTYYAFFDSAVNTWLIEQGGLDIHNGEQVAFVVSSACDYFKPVAFPERIEVGVRVAKLGNSSVHYELAVFKTGEAEPCAAGRFVHVFVERASNRACPIPAGPRAALEQLLV from the coding sequence ATGAGCGAAACCACCACCGCGTCACGCAGCGATTACCCTTATCTGCACCCCATCACCACCCGCTGGCACGACAACGATGTGTACGGACACATCAACAACGTCACCTACTATGCTTTTTTCGACAGCGCTGTGAACACCTGGTTGATTGAACAGGGTGGGCTGGATATTCACAACGGAGAACAGGTGGCCTTTGTGGTCAGCTCCGCCTGTGATTACTTCAAGCCTGTGGCCTTTCCAGAGCGTATCGAAGTGGGTGTGCGCGTCGCCAAGCTGGGAAACAGCTCGGTGCATTACGAACTGGCGGTATTCAAAACAGGGGAAGCGGAGCCTTGCGCCGCCGGGCGTTTCGTACATGTATTCGTCGAGCGCGCCAGCAACCGCGCTTGCCCCATTCCTGCGGGACCACGCGCGGCTCTGGAACAACTACTGGTATGA
- a CDS encoding iron-containing alcohol dehydrogenase produces the protein MSPFSFATTAQILCEPGSALRLAELCQERDAHRVLIVTDPGIIQLGLLNDLLPGFADAGIQYQIFDAVEADPPEAVVLAAVEQGRAMQAELVIGFGGGSSMDVAKLVALLAHPECSQQLPDIYGVGNARGRRLPLIQVPTTAGTGSEVTQIAIITTGETTKMGVVSPLLLPDLAVLDADLTLGLPPSVTAATGIDAMVHAIEAYTSKVKKNPLSDMLAREALRLLSANLSEAVHNGQNREARQAMLLGALLAGQAFANAPVAAVHALAYPLGGHFHIPHGLSNALVLPAVIEYNASHAAPLYAELAPIILGNDLQPGDDASLTAQLVAALSRLSPDNGLPSRLRDAGVPEDSLPMLARDAMLQQRLLINNPRELTEADALAIYRKAY, from the coding sequence ATGTCCCCCTTCAGCTTCGCTACTACCGCACAAATACTCTGCGAACCCGGCTCCGCCTTGCGTCTGGCCGAGCTTTGCCAAGAGCGTGACGCTCACCGCGTGCTGATAGTGACCGACCCCGGCATCATTCAGTTAGGTTTGTTGAACGATCTTCTTCCCGGCTTTGCAGACGCCGGCATTCAGTACCAGATATTCGATGCGGTAGAGGCCGATCCGCCGGAAGCGGTTGTGCTGGCTGCGGTTGAACAAGGGCGTGCCATGCAGGCCGAGCTGGTGATCGGCTTCGGTGGCGGCAGTTCGATGGATGTAGCCAAGCTGGTCGCGCTGCTGGCGCACCCCGAGTGCTCACAACAGCTGCCCGACATTTACGGTGTAGGCAATGCCCGCGGACGCCGCCTGCCGCTGATTCAGGTGCCCACCACAGCGGGAACCGGTTCGGAAGTTACCCAGATTGCGATCATCACCACCGGTGAAACCACCAAAATGGGCGTGGTTTCGCCATTGTTGCTACCTGATCTGGCCGTACTCGATGCCGATCTCACGCTGGGCCTTCCGCCCTCGGTCACCGCAGCCACCGGCATCGATGCCATGGTGCATGCGATCGAGGCCTACACCAGCAAGGTCAAAAAGAATCCGCTGTCCGATATGCTGGCCCGCGAAGCGCTGCGCCTGCTCTCAGCCAACCTGAGCGAGGCGGTGCATAACGGACAGAACCGCGAAGCGCGTCAGGCCATGCTCCTCGGCGCCCTGCTGGCCGGTCAGGCGTTTGCCAACGCCCCGGTTGCGGCCGTGCATGCGCTGGCTTATCCCCTGGGTGGGCATTTCCATATTCCGCACGGCCTGTCGAACGCCCTGGTATTACCTGCAGTTATTGAATACAACGCTTCGCATGCTGCGCCGCTGTACGCAGAACTGGCACCGATCATCCTTGGCAATGACCTGCAACCCGGCGACGATGCCAGCCTGACCGCACAACTCGTCGCGGCACTATCCAGACTTAGCCCGGACAATGGTTTGCCAAGCCGCTTGCGCGATGCCGGTGTACCCGAAGACAGCCTGCCCATGCTTGCTCGCGATGCAATGCTGCAGCAACGTCTACTGATCAACAATCCCCGCGAGTTGACCGAAGCGGACGCCCTGGCCATTTACCGGAAAGCCTACTGA
- a CDS encoding DUF423 domain-containing protein: MAKLLLLLASISGFSGVALGAFAAHGLRGKLPDNLLNAFQTGVQYQLWHTAALFGIALLLLRWPDVALFKTSGALFALGILLFSGSLYAMAFTGLGKLGIITPIGGVLFLLAWLCLGAGVWRTL; the protein is encoded by the coding sequence ATGGCCAAGTTATTGCTTTTGCTGGCGTCCATCAGCGGCTTCTCCGGCGTAGCGCTGGGCGCCTTTGCCGCACACGGTTTACGCGGGAAGCTGCCAGACAATCTGCTAAATGCCTTTCAGACCGGGGTGCAATATCAGTTGTGGCATACCGCTGCCCTGTTCGGCATTGCGCTTCTATTGCTGCGCTGGCCGGATGTGGCGCTGTTCAAGACGTCCGGTGCGCTGTTCGCGCTCGGTATCCTGCTGTTCAGTGGCAGCCTGTATGCCATGGCGTTCACCGGGCTGGGCAAGCTGGGCATCATCACCCCCATTGGTGGCGTCCTGTTTCTCCTCGCCTGGCTGTGCCTCGGAGCCGGTGTCTGGCGCACGCTGTAA
- the thiS gene encoding sulfur carrier protein ThiS, which yields MQIQLNGEAYALENPITLAELVEQLGLSGKRLAVELNLDIVPRSQHAETRLADGDRVEIVHAIGGG from the coding sequence ATGCAGATCCAACTAAATGGCGAAGCCTACGCTCTGGAGAACCCGATTACGCTGGCTGAACTGGTCGAGCAACTGGGTTTGAGCGGCAAGCGCCTGGCCGTAGAGCTGAATCTGGATATAGTGCCGCGCAGCCAGCACGCCGAGACCCGACTCGCCGACGGTGACCGGGTAGAAATTGTTCACGCCATAGGTGGCGGCTAG
- a CDS encoding crotonase/enoyl-CoA hydratase family protein, whose amino-acid sequence MSYSTLDYQVEDGILILTLNRPDRMNAFNADMRRELLEAFDAADADDNVRVIIMTGAGKAFCAGADLESGGDTFNRHKRSNADLRDGGGTVSLRIFECTKPVIGAFNGAAVGVGATMTLPMDIRMASTKARFGFVFARRGITMEACSSWFLPRLVGVQQAAEWVYTGRVFDAEEALRGGLVRSLHEPEELLPAAMKLAREIADNTSPMSTLLNRQMLWRMLGADHPMEAHIVDSRAIAFMGESADAKEGVQSFLEKRPARFTLRPSQDRPDFFPWWQERPFR is encoded by the coding sequence GTGAGCTATTCAACGCTGGATTATCAGGTCGAGGATGGCATCCTCATTCTGACCCTCAATCGACCCGACCGCATGAACGCCTTCAATGCCGATATGCGTCGTGAGTTGCTCGAAGCCTTCGATGCCGCCGATGCGGACGACAATGTGCGCGTCATCATCATGACCGGCGCGGGCAAGGCCTTCTGCGCCGGTGCGGACCTTGAAAGCGGCGGCGACACCTTCAACCGTCACAAACGCAGCAACGCCGATCTGCGTGACGGCGGTGGCACTGTATCCCTGCGTATTTTCGAATGCACCAAGCCGGTAATCGGCGCGTTCAATGGCGCGGCCGTGGGCGTAGGCGCCACCATGACCCTGCCCATGGATATCCGTATGGCTTCGACCAAGGCACGGTTCGGCTTCGTTTTTGCCCGCCGTGGCATCACCATGGAGGCCTGTTCAAGCTGGTTCCTGCCGCGTCTGGTCGGCGTGCAACAAGCGGCAGAGTGGGTCTATACCGGCCGCGTTTTCGATGCTGAAGAGGCGCTGCGCGGCGGCCTGGTTCGCAGTCTGCACGAGCCTGAAGAACTGTTGCCCGCAGCCATGAAGCTGGCCCGCGAGATTGCCGACAACACTTCACCGATGTCCACATTGCTCAATCGTCAGATGCTCTGGCGCATGCTCGGCGCCGATCATCCGATGGAAGCGCATATCGTCGATTCCCGCGCGATTGCGTTCATGGGCGAATCCGCCGATGCGAAGGAGGGAGTGCAATCCTTCCTGGAAAAACGCCCGGCGCGCTTCACCCTGCGCCCCAGTCAGGACCGTCCGGACTTCTTCCCCTGGTGGCAGGAGCGGCCTTTCCGCTGA
- the mtgA gene encoding monofunctional biosynthetic peptidoglycan transglycosylase produces MLKKLLRTSARWLLYLMVLSLIPVILLRWIPSPGSTLMVERWVEFRQQGSDVDIRHQWVPYENISDSIKMAVIAGEDQRFAQHHGFDLKAIRAAMEHNLEGGSLRGASTISQQVAKNQFLWSGRSWIRKGLEVWFTAWIEILWPKQRILEIYLNVAEWDNGVFGIDAAARHHFNVSAGTLSDRQAAQLAAVLPSPIRWSAARPSDYVQRRASWIQRQARQLGGRHYLDQMEASRTPPDWLSIDYWRERVSLK; encoded by the coding sequence ATGTTGAAAAAACTGTTACGCACCTCAGCTCGCTGGCTGCTGTACCTGATGGTGCTGAGCCTGATCCCGGTCATTCTGCTGCGCTGGATCCCCTCCCCCGGCTCGACGCTGATGGTAGAGCGCTGGGTCGAGTTTCGCCAGCAGGGAAGTGACGTCGACATCCGACATCAGTGGGTACCCTACGAAAACATTTCCGACAGCATCAAGATGGCGGTCATCGCTGGCGAAGACCAGCGTTTCGCCCAGCACCACGGCTTCGACCTCAAGGCCATTCGTGCGGCGATGGAGCATAACCTGGAGGGCGGCAGCCTGCGCGGCGCCAGCACTATCAGCCAGCAAGTCGCGAAGAACCAGTTTCTCTGGTCAGGACGCAGCTGGATCCGCAAGGGCCTGGAAGTCTGGTTCACGGCATGGATAGAAATCCTGTGGCCGAAACAGCGGATTCTGGAAATCTATCTGAACGTGGCGGAATGGGATAACGGCGTGTTCGGTATCGATGCTGCAGCCAGACACCATTTCAACGTCAGTGCCGGCACCCTGTCTGATCGCCAGGCCGCACAACTGGCCGCCGTATTGCCGAGTCCGATCCGCTGGAGCGCGGCCCGACCCTCGGATTACGTGCAACGCCGCGCCAGCTGGATCCAGCGCCAGGCTCGCCAGCTCGGTGGAAGGCACTATCTGGATCAGATGGAAGCGAGCCGGACACCGCCCGACTGGTTGAGCATTGACTACTGGCGGGAACGGGTTTCGCTGAAGTGA
- a CDS encoding tetratricopeptide repeat protein yields the protein MITDRQGEALSGTNPVAAELYDQAVEAFNLYRGDPVALIDQAIDAAPDCAMTQIFKAYVFALATEPEASRQAAALVKELKSGQLAEREQSHVAALEYILKGNWTRAGLQLDLHNAAHPRDMIGVQAGHLVDFYRANSRNLRDRIARVLPQWSTDTPGYAVVLGMHAFGLEETGDYARAEDAGRRAVSLQPLDCWAHHAVAHVMEMQGRAEEGIDWMVSREPHWAGDDNIFKVHNWWHRALCHLELGENEQALALYDQAVWGAPSSIALELVDASALLWRLHLAGVQVGHRWQAVADNWAIHVEESDYPFNDWHAAMAFLGAGRDAALQQLLANLRSRCAGNSETARWAGEVGLPLVEGFVAFWRGSYTLAAERLHPARFIANAFGGSHAQRDTIDLTLAEAALRGGLHSLGRSLANERLALKPRSLINQRFLARAAREYRPAEQAAAVGLAG from the coding sequence ATGATTACTGATAGACAAGGCGAAGCATTGAGCGGCACGAACCCGGTGGCTGCGGAGTTGTATGATCAAGCGGTCGAGGCCTTCAATTTGTATCGCGGCGATCCGGTGGCGCTGATTGATCAGGCGATTGACGCAGCGCCTGACTGCGCCATGACGCAAATCTTCAAAGCCTATGTGTTTGCGCTGGCGACGGAGCCCGAAGCAAGCCGGCAAGCTGCCGCGCTGGTGAAAGAGCTCAAGTCCGGGCAATTGGCCGAGCGGGAACAATCCCATGTCGCCGCGCTGGAATACATTCTGAAGGGCAACTGGACCCGAGCAGGGCTACAGCTGGACCTGCACAATGCGGCGCATCCCAGAGATATGATTGGCGTGCAGGCAGGGCACCTGGTCGATTTTTACCGGGCTAACAGCCGTAACCTGCGCGATCGCATTGCGCGGGTATTGCCGCAATGGTCCACCGACACACCGGGTTACGCTGTGGTGCTTGGAATGCATGCCTTCGGGTTGGAAGAAACCGGCGATTATGCCAGGGCCGAAGACGCCGGGCGCCGTGCGGTATCCCTGCAGCCGCTGGATTGCTGGGCGCACCATGCTGTGGCCCACGTAATGGAAATGCAGGGTCGTGCCGAGGAGGGCATCGACTGGATGGTCTCGCGCGAGCCTCACTGGGCGGGCGACGATAATATATTCAAGGTACATAACTGGTGGCACCGCGCGCTATGCCATCTGGAGCTCGGTGAAAATGAGCAGGCATTGGCGCTGTATGACCAGGCCGTCTGGGGCGCGCCGAGTTCGATTGCGCTGGAGCTGGTCGATGCCTCTGCGCTGCTCTGGCGTCTGCATCTGGCTGGGGTGCAAGTCGGCCATCGCTGGCAAGCGGTGGCGGATAACTGGGCCATTCACGTCGAAGAAAGCGATTACCCCTTCAACGACTGGCACGCAGCCATGGCGTTCCTCGGCGCAGGCAGGGACGCGGCCCTGCAGCAACTGCTGGCAAACCTGAGGAGCCGGTGCGCCGGTAATTCGGAAACTGCCCGATGGGCGGGCGAGGTAGGCTTGCCACTGGTAGAAGGCTTTGTCGCCTTCTGGCGGGGCTCCTACACCCTGGCCGCGGAGCGCCTGCACCCGGCGCGCTTCATCGCAAATGCGTTCGGGGGCAGTCACGCTCAGCGCGACACTATCGATCTGACGCTGGCCGAGGCGGCGTTGCGTGGCGGCCTGCACAGTCTGGGTCGCTCGCTTGCCAATGAACGTCTGGCGCTGAAGCCGCGCAGCCTGATCAACCAGAGGTTCCTCGCGCGTGCGGCCAGGGAATATCGACCTGCGGAGCAGGCGGCCGCCGTGGGGCTCGCCGGTTAG